In Eupeodes corollae chromosome 3, idEupCoro1.1, whole genome shotgun sequence, a single genomic region encodes these proteins:
- the LOC129949935 gene encoding CD109 antigen isoform X1 has protein sequence MSRRLLAIGLCLLQIAILVQCNGLYSIIAPGTLRSKLNYHVTVAVHDAPSPCKIKVGLIGPEFDKSETVEVAPKTSKLVMFQIPKLKDGDYNLTAEGLSGIEFKNTTKLNFAAEQLSIYVQTDKATYKPGDLVQYRALVLDENTRPAKIDGPVKIAINDGAQNLIQQKNDVELTKGVFAGSLQLSEFPVLGMWNIEVSADGTTETKSFEVDKYVLPKFEVQVEAPKDVAIVDGKIMVTIRAKYTYGKPVKGKAVVSCKPSYYYYGDDSKTPSAEKTVNIDGKGHVEFDIAEDLKLDRDRYTPPITILAIVEEELTGLKQNSTATVNLHREKYQIQGVDTPYTYYPGKTVAITVVVKNLDGSPVQDTKNEVTLNVSPPDHFYRPMPIALTSEDKEASSATTLPPPVKSKNYTSPIDKNGMATFQIELPEESSSYFSVKAYYQDSSAYITSLSKYEKTETPVDDSFKIIVQTKNPALGNDVSIRVQNGKPIPYFSYTILGRGDIIESDIIEVPENRNYHVFKITPKFEMIPTAKIFVHYVDGNDLQYTEETINFERDFQNSISIEAPVEAKPGADVEIKVNTDPDSYVGLLGVDQSVLLLKSGNDLKKDTIFQDLSRYDSSTPWSMGYGQYPGSQAGIVAMTNANYPFYQIRRFPIWPRFGYGTSTFIPQQMPAPMAQAMASPMFVQYSSVSTQRVSSAPKVIKTRKLFPETWMFENMVKITDGSGLTLSKKVPDTITSWVITGFSLNPKTGLALTKEGTKVRTFIPFFISTNLPYSVKRGEVISIPLVIFNYMDKNLDCEVSLDNSDREFDFTEATNEVTESASEDVNRTKTLTIPSNSGQSVSFMIRPNKVGPISLKFVAVTPISGDAIQQTLRVEPEGVTTYVNKAIFLNLNEEKEKNVKVDIAIPENAVADSEYVELSVVGDLLGPTIKNLDKLVRMPYGCGEQNMVNFVPNILVLKYLTATNQLTAAIEEKAKKFLAIGYQRELEYKHDDGSYSAFGKSDKSGSTWLTAYVVKSFHQAIPYTDIDQKVIEAGLKFLAGTQLPSGEFPEVGKVIDSSHSGGSIGLSAYVLLAFLENVESADKYKDVIEKGLSYLEKELATSEDQYSLAIAGSALLLGKRIESAEKIFAKLNSLAKEDGDRKWWSKTVVSDKSWYGPVSVDVEMTAYIVLAMLKKGDAESVLPSIKWLVSQRNSNGGFASTQDTVIGLEALTSFAQKSGSGTGQMKIDFTAGKDDSGTIEVTPETSLILQTHVLPKTVKEVEISAKGSGSSLAQVSYRFNIAEKDSKPRFNVMPVVKKLENDQLNLMVCTEFVPLGDEKVSNMAVMEISLPSGYTADSDSFDKIKEIESVKRVDTKNADSMVIVYSDGITSEQLCVPIDAIKSHAVAKQKPSPVSVYDYYDNNKRSTEYYDVKSSLCDICQDVDCGAGCAKKNKNLN, from the exons TCTGTACTCAATTATTGCACCAGGAACCCTGCGATCAAAACTTAACTACCATGTAACAGTAGCCGTTCATGATGCTCCCTCACCTTGTAAGATAAAGGTTGGTCTTATTGGTCCAGAATTTGATAAATCTGAAACCGTTGAAGTTGCACCAAAAACATCAAAGCTTGTTATGTTCCAA ATACCAAAACTCAAAGACGGTGATTACAATTTGACAGCCGAAGGTTTATCAggcattgaattcaaaaatacaaccaaattaaattttgctgcTGAACAGCTATCGATTTATGTTCAAACAGATAAGGCCACTTACAAGCCAGGTGATTTAGTCCAATATCGAGCTTTAGTTTTGGACGAAAATACCAGACCTGCTAAGATTGATGGACCTGTCAAAATTGCTATCAAT GACGGAGCACAAAATCTTATCCAACAAAAGAATGATGTCGAACTCACCAAAGGCGTTTTCGCTGGGTCATTACAATTATCAGAATTCCCAGTTCTTGGAATGTGGAATATCGAAGTGAGTGCCGATGGTACAACTGAGACCAAGTCTTTCGAAGTTGACAAGTATGTTCTGCCTAAATTTGAAGTTCAAGTTGAAGCACCCAAAGATGTAGCAATTGTTGATGGTAAAATTATGGTTACCATAAGGGCAAA atacaCCTATGGAAAACCTGTTAAAGGAAAAGCTGTTGTATCTTGCAAGCCTTCTTACTACTACTATGGTGATGACTCTAAAACACCCTCAGCTGAAAAGACAGTTAACATTGATGGCAAAGGTCATGTAGAATTTGACATTGCTGAAGATTTGAAATTGGACAGAGATCGTTATACACCACCAATTACTATTTTGGCCATCGTTGAAGAGGAACTTACAGGATTGAAGCAGAACTCAACAGCAACGGTCAATTTACACCGtgaaaagtatcaaattcaaggTGTTGACACTCCATACACTTATTATCCAGGCAAAACTGTCGCAATAACT gTCGTTGTAAAGAACCTCGATGGATCACCAGTTCAAGACACTAAAAACGAAGTAACCCTCAATGTTAGCCCACCAGACCACTTTTACAGACCAATGCCCATTGCTTTGACATCAGAAGATAAGGAAGCATCAAGTGCAACAACTCTACCACCACCAGTCAAATCCAAAAATTACACTTCACCCATAGACAAGAATGGTATGGCCACCTTTCAAATTGAGCTTCCGGAAGAGTCATCAAGTTATTTCTCCGTAAAGGCTTACTACCAGGATTCATCAGCTTACATAACATCTCTgtcgaaatatgaaaaaaccgaAACTCCAGTTGatgattcatttaaaattattgtacaaacaaagaa tcCTGCTCTTGGAAATGACGTGAGCATTCGAGTACAAAATGGAAAGCCAATTCCATACTTTTCGTACACAATCTTAGGTCGTGGTGATATCATTGAAAGTGACATTATTGAG GTTCCTGAAAATCGCAACTACCATGTCTTCAAAATCACACCGAAATTTGAGATGATTCCAACTGCTAAAATCTTCGTTCACTATGTTGATGGTAACGATCTCCAATACACCGAAGAGACAATTAACTTTGAAAGGGATTTCCAAAACTCG atTTCTATTGAAGCTCCAGTTGAAGCCAAACCTGGTGCTGATGTTGAAATTAAGGTTAACACCGATCCTGATTCATATGTTGGTTTACTTGGTGTCGATCAAAGTGTGCTCCTCCTCAAGAGCGGCAACGATTTAAAGAAGGATACAATCTTCCAAGATCTCAGCCGTTACGATTCTAGTACACCATGGTCAATGGGCTATGGACAATATCCCGGTAGCCAAGCTGGTATTGTAGCAATGACCAATGCTAACTATCCATTCTATCAAA TTAGAAGATTTCCTATTTGGCCAAGATTTGGATATGGCACATCGACTTTTATTCCACAACAAATGCCAGCACCAATGGCACAAGCAATGGCATCACCAATGTTTGTCCAATATTCATCTGTTTCCACTCAGAGAGTTTCTTCAGCTCCAAAAGTAATCAAAACTCGTAAACTATTCCCAGAAACATGGATGTTTGAGAACATGgtcaaaat TACCGACGGAAGTGGACTCACATTGAGCAAGAAAGTTCCTGACACCATCACATCTTGGGTTATAACTGGATTCTCGTTGAATCCTAAAACTGGTTTGGCCCTTACCAAAGAAGGAACCAAAGTGCGAACCTTCATACCTTTCTTCATTTCTACTAATTTGCCATATTCAGTTAAACGAG GGGAAGTAATTTCAATTCCTCTGGTTATTTTCAACTATATGGACAAGAATCTTGATTGTGAAGTAAGTCTTGATAATTCGGATCGTGAATTCGATTTTACCGAAGCAACCAACGAAGTCACTGAAAGCGCGAGTGAAGATGTAAATCGTACCAAGACTCTGACAATTCCATCGAATAGTGGACAAAGTGTTTCATTTATGATTCGTCCCAACAAAGTTGGACCAATTAGCTTGAAGTTCGTTGCTGTTACTCCAATATCTGGAGATGCTATTCAACAGACTCTTAGGGTCGAACCCGAAGGTGTTACGACTTATGTGAATAAGgctatatttttgaatttgaacgaAGAGAAGGAGAAGAATGTTAAGGTTGATATTGCAATTCCTGAGAATGCCGTCGCAGACTCTGAATACGTTGAGCTGTCAGTTGTTGGAGACTTGCTTGGACCAACTATTAAGAATCTTGATAAATTGGTTCGCATGCCATACGGATGTGGAGAACAGAATATGGTTAACTTTGTGCCAAATATTTTGGTTCTTAAGTACTTGACG GCTACAAATCAGCTTACTGCTGCAATTGAAGAAAAGGCCAAGAAATTCCTTGCAATTGGCTACCAACGAGAATTGGAATACAAACACGACGATGGTTCGTACAGTGCTTTCGGAAAATCGGACAAGAGTGGAAGCACCTGGTTGACAGCTTATGTTGTCAAGTCATTCCATCAAGCTATTCCTTACACCGATATCGATCAGAAGGTTATCGAAGCTGGTCTCAAATTCCTCGCTGGTACTCAATTGCCTAGTGGAGAGTTCCCAGAAGTCGGCAAGGTGATCGATAGTTCACACAGTGGAGGTTCCATTGGTTTGTCTGCCTATGTGTTGTTGGCTTTCTTGGAAAACGTTGAATCGGCTGATAAATATAAGGATGTCATTGAAAAGGGTTTGTCTTACTTGGAGAAGGAATTGGCTACATCTGAGGATCAATATTCGTTGGCTATCGCTGGATCAGCTTTGCTTTTGGGTAAACGAATTGAATCGGCTGAAAAGATCTTTGCTAAGCTCAATAGTTTGGCTAAGGAAGACG GTGATCGTAAGTGGTGGTCAAAGACTGTTGTCTCCGATAAGTCATGGTATGGACCAGTTTCAGTGGATGTTGAAATGACCGCATATATAGTTTTGGCTATGCTTAAGAAGGGAGACGCCGAATCAGTACTGCCCAGTATTAAATGGTTGGTATCGCAGCGTAACAGCAATGGAGGATTTGCATCAACCCAAGACACCGTTATTGGTCTTGAAGCCCTTACCAGTTTTGCTCAAAAGAGCGGTTCTGGTACAGGACAAATGAAGATTGACTTCACAGCTGGAAAGGATGATTCTGGTACCATTGAAGTTACCCCAGAGACTTCTTTGATTTTACAAACACATGTG CTTCCAAAAACTGTAAAAGAAGTTGAAATAAGTGCCAAGGGAAGTGGTTCATCTTTAGCTCAAGTTTCATACCGCTTTAATATCGCCGAAAAGGATAGCAAACCTAGATTCAATGTTATGCCAGTTGTTAAGAAATTGGAAAATGACCAATTGAACTTGATGGTTTGCACAGAATTCGTTCCATTGGGAGATGAAAAGGTCTCCAATATGGCAGTGATGGAAATTTCACTTCCCTCAGGATACACCGCCGATTCTGAtagttttgacaaaataaaggaaattgAAAGTGTGAAG CGTGTTGACACAAAGAACGCCGATTCAATGGTCATTGTCTACTCCGATGGTATAACTTCCGAACAACTTTGTGTACCAATTGATGCTATCAAATCCCATGCAGTTGCTAAGCAAAAGCCTTCACCTGTCAGCGTTTATGATTATTATGATAACAACAAACGCAGCACTGAATACTACGATGTCAAATCATCTTTGTGTGATATTTGCCAAGATGTCGATTGTGGAGCTGGCTGTGCGAAAAagaataagaatttaaattaa
- the LOC129949935 gene encoding CD109 antigen isoform X6, with protein MSRRLLAIGLCLLQIAILVQCNGLYSIIAPGTLRSKLNYHVTVAVHDAPSPCKIKVGLIGPEFDKSETVEVAPKTSKLVMFQIPKLKDGDYNLTAEGLSGIEFKNTTKLNFAAEQLSIYVQTDKATYKPGDLVQYRALVLDENTRPAKIDGPVKIAINDGAQNLIQQKNDVELTKGVFAGSLQLSEFPVLGMWNIEVSADGTTETKSFEVDKYVLPKFEVQVEAPKDVAIVDGKIMVTIRAKYTYGKPVKGKAVVSCKPSYYYYGDDSKTPSAEKTVNIDGKGHVEFDIAEDLKLDRDRYTPPITILAIVEEELTGLKQNSTATVNLHREKYQIQGVDTPYTYYPGKTVAITVVVKNLDGSPVQDTKNEVTLNVSPPDHFYRPMPIALTSEDKEASSATTLPPPVKSKNYTSPIDKNGMATFQIELPEESSSYFSVKAYYQDSSAYITSLSKYEKTETPVDDSFKIIVQTKNPALGNDVSIRVQNGKPIPYFSYTILGRGDIIESDIIEVPENRNYHVFKITPKFEMIPTAKIFVHYVDGNDLQYTEETINFERDFQNSISIEAPVEAKPGADVEIKVNTDPDSYVGLLGVDQSVLLLKSGNDLKKDTIFQDLSRYDSSTPWSMGYGQYPGSQAGIVAMTNANYPFYQRRIIGDWGFLARSGGIAYEGRSFIQMQPLASGVSYRTSIRPPQSQKAIKIRKLFPESWIYDNFKITDGSGLTLSKKVPDTITSWVITGFSLNPKTGLALTKEGTKVRTFIPFFISTNLPYSVKRGEVISIPLVIFNYMDKNLDCEVSLDNSDREFDFTEATNEVTESASEDVNRTKTLTIPSNSGQSVSFMIRPNKVGPISLKFVAVTPISGDAIQQTLRVEPEGVTTYVNKAIFLNLNEEKEKNVKVDIAIPENAVADSEYVELSVVGDLLGPTIKNLDKLVRMPYGCGEQNMVNFVPNILVLKYLTATNQLTAAIEEKAKKFLAIGYQRELEYKHDDGSYSAFGKSDKSGSTWLTAYVVKSFHQAIPYTDIDQKVIEAGLKFLAGTQLPSGEFPEVGKVIDSSHSGGSIGLSAYVLLAFLENVESADKYKDVIEKGLSYLEKELATSEDQYSLAIAGSALLLGKRIESAEKIFAKLNSLAKEDGDRKWWSKTVVSDKSWYGPVSVDVEMTAYIVLAMLKKGDAESVLPSIKWLVSQRNSNGGFASTQDTVIGLEALTSFAQKSGSGTGQMKIDFTAGKDDSGTIEVTPETSLILQTHVLPKTVKEVEISAKGSGSSLAQVSYRFNIAEKDSKPRFNVMPVVKKLENDQLNLMVCTEFVPLGDEKVSNMAVMEISLPSGYTADSDSFDKIKEIESVKRVDTKNADSMVIVYSDGITSEQLCVPIDAIKSHAVAKQKPSPVSVYDYYDNNKRSTEYYDVKSSLCDICQDVDCGAGCAKKNKNLN; from the exons TCTGTACTCAATTATTGCACCAGGAACCCTGCGATCAAAACTTAACTACCATGTAACAGTAGCCGTTCATGATGCTCCCTCACCTTGTAAGATAAAGGTTGGTCTTATTGGTCCAGAATTTGATAAATCTGAAACCGTTGAAGTTGCACCAAAAACATCAAAGCTTGTTATGTTCCAA ATACCAAAACTCAAAGACGGTGATTACAATTTGACAGCCGAAGGTTTATCAggcattgaattcaaaaatacaaccaaattaaattttgctgcTGAACAGCTATCGATTTATGTTCAAACAGATAAGGCCACTTACAAGCCAGGTGATTTAGTCCAATATCGAGCTTTAGTTTTGGACGAAAATACCAGACCTGCTAAGATTGATGGACCTGTCAAAATTGCTATCAAT GACGGAGCACAAAATCTTATCCAACAAAAGAATGATGTCGAACTCACCAAAGGCGTTTTCGCTGGGTCATTACAATTATCAGAATTCCCAGTTCTTGGAATGTGGAATATCGAAGTGAGTGCCGATGGTACAACTGAGACCAAGTCTTTCGAAGTTGACAAGTATGTTCTGCCTAAATTTGAAGTTCAAGTTGAAGCACCCAAAGATGTAGCAATTGTTGATGGTAAAATTATGGTTACCATAAGGGCAAA atacaCCTATGGAAAACCTGTTAAAGGAAAAGCTGTTGTATCTTGCAAGCCTTCTTACTACTACTATGGTGATGACTCTAAAACACCCTCAGCTGAAAAGACAGTTAACATTGATGGCAAAGGTCATGTAGAATTTGACATTGCTGAAGATTTGAAATTGGACAGAGATCGTTATACACCACCAATTACTATTTTGGCCATCGTTGAAGAGGAACTTACAGGATTGAAGCAGAACTCAACAGCAACGGTCAATTTACACCGtgaaaagtatcaaattcaaggTGTTGACACTCCATACACTTATTATCCAGGCAAAACTGTCGCAATAACT gTCGTTGTAAAGAACCTCGATGGATCACCAGTTCAAGACACTAAAAACGAAGTAACCCTCAATGTTAGCCCACCAGACCACTTTTACAGACCAATGCCCATTGCTTTGACATCAGAAGATAAGGAAGCATCAAGTGCAACAACTCTACCACCACCAGTCAAATCCAAAAATTACACTTCACCCATAGACAAGAATGGTATGGCCACCTTTCAAATTGAGCTTCCGGAAGAGTCATCAAGTTATTTCTCCGTAAAGGCTTACTACCAGGATTCATCAGCTTACATAACATCTCTgtcgaaatatgaaaaaaccgaAACTCCAGTTGatgattcatttaaaattattgtacaaacaaagaa tcCTGCTCTTGGAAATGACGTGAGCATTCGAGTACAAAATGGAAAGCCAATTCCATACTTTTCGTACACAATCTTAGGTCGTGGTGATATCATTGAAAGTGACATTATTGAG GTTCCTGAAAATCGCAACTACCATGTCTTCAAAATCACACCGAAATTTGAGATGATTCCAACTGCTAAAATCTTCGTTCACTATGTTGATGGTAACGATCTCCAATACACCGAAGAGACAATTAACTTTGAAAGGGATTTCCAAAACTCG atTTCTATTGAAGCTCCAGTTGAAGCCAAACCTGGTGCTGATGTTGAAATTAAGGTTAACACCGATCCTGATTCATATGTTGGTTTACTTGGTGTCGATCAAAGTGTGCTCCTCCTCAAGAGCGGCAACGATTTAAAGAAGGATACAATCTTCCAAGATCTCAGCCGTTACGATTCTAGTACACCATGGTCAATGGGCTATGGACAATATCCCGGTAGCCAAGCTGGTATTGTAGCAATGACCAATGCTAACTATCCATTCTATCAAA GGCGTATAATAGGTGATTGGGGATTTCTTGCAAGGTCTGGTGGAATAGCTTATGAAGGAAGAAGTTTTATTCAAATGCAACCTCTTGCATCAGGAGTGTCGTATAGAACTTCTATAAGACCACCACAGTCTCAAAAAGCGattaaaattcgaaaacttttcCCCGAAAGTTGGATatatgataattttaaaat TACCGACGGAAGTGGACTCACATTGAGCAAGAAAGTTCCTGACACCATCACATCTTGGGTTATAACTGGATTCTCGTTGAATCCTAAAACTGGTTTGGCCCTTACCAAAGAAGGAACCAAAGTGCGAACCTTCATACCTTTCTTCATTTCTACTAATTTGCCATATTCAGTTAAACGAG GGGAAGTAATTTCAATTCCTCTGGTTATTTTCAACTATATGGACAAGAATCTTGATTGTGAAGTAAGTCTTGATAATTCGGATCGTGAATTCGATTTTACCGAAGCAACCAACGAAGTCACTGAAAGCGCGAGTGAAGATGTAAATCGTACCAAGACTCTGACAATTCCATCGAATAGTGGACAAAGTGTTTCATTTATGATTCGTCCCAACAAAGTTGGACCAATTAGCTTGAAGTTCGTTGCTGTTACTCCAATATCTGGAGATGCTATTCAACAGACTCTTAGGGTCGAACCCGAAGGTGTTACGACTTATGTGAATAAGgctatatttttgaatttgaacgaAGAGAAGGAGAAGAATGTTAAGGTTGATATTGCAATTCCTGAGAATGCCGTCGCAGACTCTGAATACGTTGAGCTGTCAGTTGTTGGAGACTTGCTTGGACCAACTATTAAGAATCTTGATAAATTGGTTCGCATGCCATACGGATGTGGAGAACAGAATATGGTTAACTTTGTGCCAAATATTTTGGTTCTTAAGTACTTGACG GCTACAAATCAGCTTACTGCTGCAATTGAAGAAAAGGCCAAGAAATTCCTTGCAATTGGCTACCAACGAGAATTGGAATACAAACACGACGATGGTTCGTACAGTGCTTTCGGAAAATCGGACAAGAGTGGAAGCACCTGGTTGACAGCTTATGTTGTCAAGTCATTCCATCAAGCTATTCCTTACACCGATATCGATCAGAAGGTTATCGAAGCTGGTCTCAAATTCCTCGCTGGTACTCAATTGCCTAGTGGAGAGTTCCCAGAAGTCGGCAAGGTGATCGATAGTTCACACAGTGGAGGTTCCATTGGTTTGTCTGCCTATGTGTTGTTGGCTTTCTTGGAAAACGTTGAATCGGCTGATAAATATAAGGATGTCATTGAAAAGGGTTTGTCTTACTTGGAGAAGGAATTGGCTACATCTGAGGATCAATATTCGTTGGCTATCGCTGGATCAGCTTTGCTTTTGGGTAAACGAATTGAATCGGCTGAAAAGATCTTTGCTAAGCTCAATAGTTTGGCTAAGGAAGACG GTGATCGTAAGTGGTGGTCAAAGACTGTTGTCTCCGATAAGTCATGGTATGGACCAGTTTCAGTGGATGTTGAAATGACCGCATATATAGTTTTGGCTATGCTTAAGAAGGGAGACGCCGAATCAGTACTGCCCAGTATTAAATGGTTGGTATCGCAGCGTAACAGCAATGGAGGATTTGCATCAACCCAAGACACCGTTATTGGTCTTGAAGCCCTTACCAGTTTTGCTCAAAAGAGCGGTTCTGGTACAGGACAAATGAAGATTGACTTCACAGCTGGAAAGGATGATTCTGGTACCATTGAAGTTACCCCAGAGACTTCTTTGATTTTACAAACACATGTG CTTCCAAAAACTGTAAAAGAAGTTGAAATAAGTGCCAAGGGAAGTGGTTCATCTTTAGCTCAAGTTTCATACCGCTTTAATATCGCCGAAAAGGATAGCAAACCTAGATTCAATGTTATGCCAGTTGTTAAGAAATTGGAAAATGACCAATTGAACTTGATGGTTTGCACAGAATTCGTTCCATTGGGAGATGAAAAGGTCTCCAATATGGCAGTGATGGAAATTTCACTTCCCTCAGGATACACCGCCGATTCTGAtagttttgacaaaataaaggaaattgAAAGTGTGAAG CGTGTTGACACAAAGAACGCCGATTCAATGGTCATTGTCTACTCCGATGGTATAACTTCCGAACAACTTTGTGTACCAATTGATGCTATCAAATCCCATGCAGTTGCTAAGCAAAAGCCTTCACCTGTCAGCGTTTATGATTATTATGATAACAACAAACGCAGCACTGAATACTACGATGTCAAATCATCTTTGTGTGATATTTGCCAAGATGTCGATTGTGGAGCTGGCTGTGCGAAAAagaataagaatttaaattaa